A segment of the Oscillatoria sp. FACHB-1406 genome:
GACGTAACCGAAACCAAAGCGATTAAGAAAGCCTTGGGCGATGCGGCTTACCATGCGGCGATTAGTTCGACGAAATCGATGACGGGTCACTTATTGGGCGGTTCTGGAGGCATCGAAGCCGTGGCAACCGTAATGGCTGTCGCTAACGATAAAGCCCCGCCGACGATTAATTTGGCAAATCCAGATGCCGAGTGCAATCTTGATTACATTCCCCACGTCTTCCGCGAATTGCCGATTCATGTCGCCCTCTCCAACTCGTTTGGATTCGGCGGTCATAATGTCACCTTGGCATTTCAGAAATACGTGGAGTAAATTAAAGATTAAAAATTTAATTTCCGGTTCCCGGGCTGGCAAGGAAAACATTAAGGGATGGCGACAAAGACGGGCAGACCGATTGCAATAGATTTGTTTGCCGGTGCGGGCGGGTTTTCTCTAGGAGTCGAGCAAGCTGGATTTGATGTTGCGATCGCCGTAGAATACGATCCAATCCATGCTGCCGTTCATGCTTTTAACTTTCCCCGCACTCGCGTCTTGCAGGCAGATATTTCAACCTTCGATGCTGCCCAAATTCGCGGATTGTGCGATCGCACCCCAGACTTGCTAGTCGGAGGACCGCCCTGTCAGGGGTTTTCGACGGCAGGACTGCACAATCTCAAGGACGATCGTAACAGCTTGATTTTTCATTTCTGTCGCTGGGTGAGCGTCCTGCAACCGCGTTATTTCGTGATGGAAAACGTCCCCGGTTTAACCCAAGGGCAGAATAAGACGTTATTGCGGCGACTCAAGCACGATCTGCGCGATCTCGGTTACAAAATTACCGAGCCGGTTCGGATCTTGAATGCTGCTGATTTTGGCGTACCGCAGAATCGCTCGCGCTTGTTTTTGTTGGGGGCGCGGCTGGGGGAACGACTGGTGAGTTATCCTCAACCGCTCGATCGCCCCAAAGTTAGCATTCGAGACGCGATCGCAGATTTACCTAACCTCGATAGCTTCCCCGAACTGGCTAAAACTGATGAAGTGCTACTCGCCCGCTCGCAAATTCGGTATTTAAATCAAAATGCGAGCAATTATG
Coding sequences within it:
- a CDS encoding DNA cytosine methyltransferase: MATKTGRPIAIDLFAGAGGFSLGVEQAGFDVAIAVEYDPIHAAVHAFNFPRTRVLQADISTFDAAQIRGLCDRTPDLLVGGPPCQGFSTAGLHNLKDDRNSLIFHFCRWVSVLQPRYFVMENVPGLTQGQNKTLLRRLKHDLRDLGYKITEPVRILNAADFGVPQNRSRLFLLGARLGERLVSYPQPLDRPKVSIRDAIADLPNLDSFPELAKTDEVLLARSQIRYLNQNASNYAKTMRRRLTDTQDYAYRRHWNPSLLTCSRQTQHTPAIIERFSLLPPGKQDGPSHFYRLDWEGRSVTLRAGTGSERGAHTAARPLHPEYHRVISVREAARLHSFPDWFRLHATKWHGFREVGNAVPPLLARAIARQILQALGVEPVLPRPILPLGERQLLYLTPKQAARHFS